From Vibrio fortis, a single genomic window includes:
- a CDS encoding lytic polysaccharide monooxygenase: protein MALFSGMSTTAHAHGWSEFPSARQNICYEQGGIWSGNPPNAACANAKDISGTYPFVQRNEYAKNITDFNNMNAVRAAIPDGTLCYANDPQKQGMGAPHTGWTRTELNAGTFEFVFNATAPHNPSFWEFYLTKPNADLSKALAWSDLDLIQTEGNVPVNGGKYRMDVTIPSDRSGDAILFVRWQRDDAAGEGFYNCSDITIVNGETPPPEPGPQPDLVRGDLYIPTDFATPVVGDIVQYDIINKYGDVARSFDIKIDASNLNDWERLLASEINGWHEEFKDGAVFIGDWHAEMEHYMYFQNDPSRNFFNSKDSRASGKLTLIKDGDGNVEPLAGDIYELVKSDKVVDAGDKVVIATEEPATFTQTSGTSVTIENNGTASVLIDTAPVTQNETLTFTASAINSERVETFSFEVIADDEVTPPPTPTPDPDEGDAWSATKTYLGGEIVTYADQNWKAQWWVQGGDNPQATYEKDQWGVWRPAN, encoded by the coding sequence ATGGCCCTGTTCTCAGGCATGTCTACCACAGCACACGCTCACGGTTGGTCAGAGTTTCCAAGCGCACGTCAGAACATCTGTTATGAACAGGGTGGTATTTGGTCTGGTAATCCGCCAAACGCAGCCTGTGCCAACGCAAAAGATATTTCAGGTACTTACCCTTTTGTTCAACGCAATGAGTACGCAAAAAATATCACTGATTTCAACAATATGAATGCGGTTCGCGCTGCCATTCCTGATGGCACACTTTGTTACGCAAATGACCCTCAAAAGCAAGGTATGGGTGCACCTCATACTGGTTGGACTCGTACAGAGTTGAATGCAGGGACATTTGAGTTTGTGTTTAACGCAACGGCACCTCACAACCCATCATTTTGGGAGTTCTATCTAACTAAGCCGAACGCTGATTTAAGTAAAGCACTGGCTTGGAGCGATCTAGATCTGATTCAAACGGAAGGTAATGTCCCAGTAAATGGCGGCAAGTATCGTATGGATGTCACTATCCCATCTGACCGTTCTGGTGATGCAATCTTATTTGTTCGTTGGCAGCGTGATGATGCGGCTGGTGAAGGCTTCTACAACTGTTCTGATATCACCATTGTAAATGGAGAAACACCACCACCAGAGCCAGGCCCACAACCCGATCTTGTTCGTGGCGATCTCTACATTCCAACAGATTTCGCGACTCCAGTCGTTGGCGATATCGTGCAATACGACATCATCAATAAGTATGGTGACGTAGCTCGAAGCTTTGATATTAAGATTGATGCTTCAAACCTCAATGACTGGGAACGTCTGCTCGCCTCTGAAATCAATGGCTGGCACGAAGAGTTTAAAGATGGGGCTGTCTTCATCGGTGACTGGCATGCTGAGATGGAACATTACATGTACTTCCAAAATGATCCATCACGCAATTTCTTTAACTCTAAAGATAGCCGTGCCTCAGGTAAGCTGACGCTGATTAAAGACGGTGATGGCAACGTCGAGCCATTAGCTGGCGATATCTACGAACTCGTTAAGAGCGATAAAGTCGTCGATGCGGGTGATAAGGTTGTCATTGCAACTGAAGAGCCTGCAACCTTTACTCAGACATCTGGTACATCGGTAACGATTGAGAATAACGGTACAGCTTCAGTGCTAATTGATACTGCGCCTGTTACTCAAAACGAAACGTTAACCTTCACGGCAAGCGCGATTAACAGTGAGCGCGTAGAGACCTTCAGTTTTGAAGTAATTGCAGATGACGAGGTAACGCCTCCACCTACACCGACTCCAGATCCAGACGAAGGTGATGCTTGGAGTGCGACGAAGACTTACCTTGGTGGCGAGATCGTAACTTACGCAGACCAAAACTGGAAAGCTCAATGGTGGGTTCAAGGTGGTGACAATCCACAAGCTACCTACGAAAAAGACCAATGGGGTGTTTGGCGTCCAGCTAACTAA
- a CDS encoding glycosyltransferase family protein encodes MDTSLSTAIELLNKSNEQFDLTEPQHQKSLLRLAERLLQLDKLSIQDLKDLSTQFNAPLEFQLAVKLVESRKETQSICQPLKIGVVFAMWGEHNRLNPKSASNPNGEDSLRTKVEQLKWVTEGTNVDWTLYAVDDGCPHGSADIALSIKETYDAGTNAKVKVLRLAEALPVSEGALRNLKSADDSRKGGAIILGCEQSLEDGVDAVLYTDADNSVHLGQLGLALAPYSRDGKQVVLGNRKHADSILVKQEERWGVGIKTLRHMQRMIGAQIFDSGIKDTQAAFKLYGRGILEKILENPTVFDFSFDTDWIFAAMEFNQPIITVPFAFIDSAAESASVAQGPMTTWYVLLDGLVKAAKARGNSYSEEMADVFTREINSHEDLELIIDVLPPELAAAGDSDLGNPKVMSPQSVKHWISSAKSLNARVSAPA; translated from the coding sequence ATGGATACTTCTTTGTCTACCGCTATTGAGCTACTCAATAAGTCAAACGAGCAGTTTGATTTGACTGAACCGCAACATCAAAAAAGTTTACTTAGGCTAGCAGAGCGTTTACTGCAACTTGATAAGCTTTCCATTCAAGATCTTAAAGATCTATCAACGCAATTCAACGCGCCACTTGAGTTCCAGCTTGCAGTGAAACTTGTCGAGTCACGCAAAGAGACACAATCTATCTGTCAGCCACTGAAGATCGGTGTGGTATTCGCTATGTGGGGTGAACACAATCGTCTCAATCCGAAATCGGCTAGCAACCCTAATGGTGAAGATTCATTAAGAACAAAGGTCGAACAGCTTAAGTGGGTGACGGAAGGAACCAACGTTGACTGGACACTTTACGCGGTAGATGACGGTTGTCCACACGGTAGCGCTGATATCGCTCTATCGATAAAAGAAACCTACGATGCAGGCACAAATGCTAAAGTAAAAGTGCTGAGGCTTGCAGAAGCACTACCTGTATCTGAGGGCGCATTGCGCAATCTGAAAAGCGCCGATGACTCTAGAAAAGGGGGGGCGATTATTCTGGGTTGTGAGCAGTCTTTAGAAGATGGCGTTGATGCTGTTCTTTATACTGATGCGGATAATTCGGTTCACCTAGGGCAACTAGGTCTAGCATTGGCACCATACAGCCGAGATGGTAAGCAAGTGGTGTTAGGTAACCGAAAACATGCTGATTCAATTTTGGTTAAGCAAGAAGAGCGCTGGGGCGTGGGCATTAAAACGTTACGCCATATGCAGCGAATGATTGGCGCGCAGATCTTTGACAGCGGTATCAAAGATACACAAGCGGCGTTCAAATTATATGGCCGAGGCATTCTAGAAAAAATTCTCGAAAACCCGACGGTATTTGATTTTTCGTTTGATACCGATTGGATTTTCGCTGCGATGGAATTTAACCAGCCAATTATTACCGTTCCATTTGCGTTCATCGACTCGGCTGCCGAATCGGCTTCCGTTGCTCAAGGCCCGATGACAACCTGGTATGTATTACTTGATGGGTTAGTAAAAGCAGCGAAAGCTCGCGGCAACTCTTATAGTGAAGAGATGGCGGATGTGTTTACACGTGAGATTAACTCGCATGAAGATCTTGAGTTGATCATCGATGTATTACCGCCAGAATTAGCCGCCGCTGGAGACAGTGATTTAGGTAATCCAAAAGTGATGTCACCGCAATCGGTAAAACATTGGATTAGCAGTGCCAAGTCGCTGAATGCAAGGGTCAGTGCGCCTGCTTAA
- the yfcC gene encoding putative basic amino acid antiporter YfcC, translating to MSQASSISSLEKSKSWQLPDTLILIFLIGIFAAAATYFIPAGTFESQDVTFMVDGAEKTRSVIDPASFSYATDENGELVYNTVGFFASGGGIGLMNFPFEGLVSGSKWGSAIGVIMFMLIIGGSFGVVIRTGTIDNGILHLINKTKGSEALFIPVLFLLFSLGGAVFGMGEEAVAFAIIIAPLMVRLGYDSITTVMVTYVATQIGFATSWMNPFSVAIAQGIAGIPVLSGMTFRMVMWACFTVIGIGFTMLYAARIKANPESSFTFATDKHFRKQEADDQVVAKWSFADSLVMLTVIGTTAWVIYGVVAHAWYIPEIASQFFTMGFIVAIIGAIFRLNGMTLNDAADAFKEGAGMMLAPALLVGCAKGVLLILGGGSGSEASVLNSVLNSAGSFISGLPDVMAAWLMFVFQSVFNFFVTSGSGQAALTMPLLSPLADIAGVTRQVAVLAFQLGDGFTNIIVPTSASLMATLGVCRIDWGVWVKFCGRFIGLLFVLASVVVIAAHLMGFA from the coding sequence ATGTCTCAAGCATCTTCTATTTCTTCTTTGGAGAAATCCAAATCATGGCAATTGCCTGATACTCTCATTCTTATCTTCCTTATCGGTATCTTCGCAGCAGCAGCAACGTACTTCATCCCTGCGGGTACCTTTGAAAGCCAAGACGTTACATTCATGGTCGATGGCGCAGAAAAGACACGCAGCGTTATTGACCCTGCATCTTTTAGCTACGCAACTGACGAGAACGGCGAGTTGGTCTACAACACCGTAGGGTTCTTCGCATCTGGTGGTGGCATCGGCCTGATGAACTTCCCATTTGAGGGCTTAGTGTCAGGCTCGAAATGGGGCAGTGCGATTGGCGTTATCATGTTCATGCTGATCATTGGCGGCTCATTTGGCGTCGTGATTCGCACAGGTACTATCGATAACGGTATTCTTCATCTGATCAACAAAACCAAAGGTAGTGAAGCACTGTTTATCCCAGTGTTGTTCCTCCTGTTCTCGTTGGGTGGAGCGGTATTTGGTATGGGTGAAGAGGCTGTGGCCTTTGCCATTATCATTGCACCGCTGATGGTTCGCCTTGGCTACGACAGTATTACTACCGTAATGGTAACGTATGTTGCGACACAGATTGGTTTTGCAACGTCTTGGATGAACCCTTTCTCCGTTGCTATCGCGCAAGGTATCGCGGGCATCCCAGTTCTTTCTGGTATGACTTTCCGTATGGTGATGTGGGCATGTTTCACGGTAATTGGTATCGGCTTCACGATGCTTTACGCGGCTCGTATTAAGGCAAACCCTGAATCGTCGTTTACGTTCGCGACAGACAAGCATTTCCGTAAACAAGAAGCAGACGATCAAGTCGTAGCAAAATGGTCATTTGCAGACTCATTGGTCATGCTGACGGTGATTGGTACAACGGCTTGGGTTATCTACGGTGTTGTTGCTCACGCATGGTACATTCCAGAGATCGCTTCTCAGTTCTTCACCATGGGCTTTATCGTTGCAATCATTGGCGCAATTTTCCGCCTTAACGGTATGACCCTTAATGATGCCGCTGACGCGTTTAAAGAGGGTGCAGGAATGATGCTTGCACCAGCGCTGTTAGTTGGTTGTGCGAAAGGTGTACTGCTGATCCTTGGTGGTGGCTCTGGTAGCGAAGCGAGCGTGCTGAACTCAGTTCTAAACAGCGCAGGTTCATTCATTAGTGGCTTACCAGACGTCATGGCAGCGTGGTTAATGTTTGTATTCCAATCGGTATTCAACTTCTTTGTCACGTCCGGTTCGGGCCAAGCAGCTCTCACTATGCCTCTGCTATCACCATTGGCTGATATTGCGGGTGTAACACGTCAAGTTGCGGTACTGGCATTCCAGTTGGGCGACGGCTTCACAAACATCATTGTACCGACGTCGGCTTCACTAATGGCAACGCTAGGTGTATGTCGCATTGATTGGGGCGTATGGGTTAAGTTCTGTGGTCGCTTTATTGGCCTGCTGTTTGTATTAGCAAGTGTGGTGGTTATTGCCGCGCACCTAATGGGCTTTGCTTAA
- a CDS encoding HlyD family secretion protein: MTDSAPIAQTTKKKRNKAPLIATAIMLTLGLGGGGYWYGYGQYFESTDNAYLQGDITNISPKVSGYIITSHVHDNQVVNKGDLLVEIDDRDYQIALSQANAHLNVVKTDVTNLLAQRTLQNSQILQAESRVDSATAEYERALQQTQRSRSLLTRNYASQDEVDSMLAQQKVALAALEEAKANLVATNDQLTVIDSEIEQAKASVTEAIAQRDQAQVNLDYTKVYAPASGVIGKRSVREGLLVQAGTPLMSLVPNGDIWIEANFKETQLSGIHQGQSVEIELDAFPGHPLKGKVDSFSPATGAKFALLPPENATGNFTKIVQRVPVKITIPDQEELSGRLLPGLSVVATIDTRG; this comes from the coding sequence ATGACTGATTCAGCGCCAATAGCTCAAACAACAAAAAAGAAACGAAACAAAGCACCACTGATCGCAACTGCAATCATGCTAACGCTTGGTCTTGGTGGCGGTGGTTACTGGTATGGCTATGGACAGTATTTTGAATCAACTGACAACGCATACCTACAGGGCGACATCACTAACATCAGCCCAAAAGTATCCGGCTATATCATCACTTCCCATGTTCATGATAACCAGGTTGTTAATAAAGGCGATCTACTCGTCGAAATCGATGATCGCGACTATCAAATAGCACTCAGCCAAGCCAATGCTCATCTAAACGTCGTTAAAACGGACGTGACTAACCTTTTGGCTCAAAGAACTCTGCAGAATAGTCAGATTCTTCAAGCTGAGAGTCGTGTTGATTCGGCAACGGCTGAATACGAACGAGCTCTCCAACAAACACAGCGCTCACGCAGTTTATTGACCCGTAACTACGCTTCTCAAGATGAAGTCGACAGCATGTTAGCCCAACAAAAGGTCGCACTGGCTGCGCTTGAAGAAGCCAAAGCAAACCTTGTTGCCACCAATGACCAGCTCACAGTCATTGATAGTGAAATTGAACAGGCCAAAGCGTCTGTAACAGAAGCCATCGCTCAACGCGACCAAGCTCAAGTTAATCTCGACTACACCAAGGTATATGCGCCAGCATCTGGTGTCATTGGCAAAAGAAGTGTACGCGAAGGGCTATTGGTTCAGGCGGGCACACCACTGATGAGTTTGGTGCCGAACGGTGATATTTGGATTGAAGCCAATTTCAAAGAGACGCAACTGAGTGGTATTCACCAAGGTCAAAGCGTAGAGATTGAACTGGATGCTTTTCCTGGTCACCCACTTAAAGGCAAAGTTGACAGTTTCTCGCCTGCAACTGGCGCTAAGTTCGCGTTATTGCCGCCAGAAAACGCTACCGGTAACTTCACCAAAATCGTCCAACGTGTTCCTGTCAAAATCACGATACCGGATCAAGAAGAGCTTAGCGGTCGCCTGTTGCCCGGTTTATCTGTAGTAGCAACAATCGATACTCGAGGGTAA
- a CDS encoding Hpt domain-containing protein — protein sequence MLDFDALNAYLDNDKDVIFAVLSTYQEDHANSLEEIQELVAQKDWGKLHFTVHTLKGILVSFGEETATSALENVEQNALKDLAPSEDDLAVIYSEVKVINQQIEDVLAAY from the coding sequence ATGCTAGATTTTGATGCGTTAAATGCCTATTTAGATAATGACAAAGATGTGATTTTCGCGGTTTTATCCACCTATCAAGAAGACCACGCTAATTCATTAGAAGAGATTCAAGAGCTTGTCGCTCAGAAAGACTGGGGAAAGCTGCACTTTACTGTTCACACGCTCAAAGGAATATTAGTAAGTTTCGGTGAAGAGACTGCGACTTCGGCATTAGAGAACGTAGAGCAAAACGCCCTTAAAGATCTTGCACCATCGGAAGATGATTTGGCTGTCATTTATAGTGAAGTGAAAGTCATCAATCAGCAAATCGAAGACGTGCTCGCGGCCTACTGA
- a CDS encoding LysR family transcriptional regulator, with protein MDLNAVTVFVQVVECGSFTHAAEALNMTKSTVSRKLAELEQHLGVRLITRSTRSLVLTSEGEHFYTSSQQMLEIMSQAELEVTANQDLIRGPLRVVFPVELGQQVLAPYIHQFLLEHPNVTMNLELTNREVDIVGEGIDVYAQIGELVDSSLVSRYLATSNRVIVASPKYLDRFGGIDSHLDLVPPHKMVHVSNKAARVPKLTVTPPSGEPVPIELPYQLRVNTVTACLSACLDGLGIAVLPEFICREHFESNKLVQLLPDYTMPGVTLSLVYAERQLMPKRKKVFIDYILNASNNGKRR; from the coding sequence ATGGATCTCAATGCGGTGACCGTTTTCGTACAAGTCGTTGAATGTGGTAGTTTCACTCACGCGGCTGAAGCGTTGAACATGACAAAATCGACAGTAAGTCGTAAGTTGGCTGAGTTAGAACAGCATCTAGGTGTGAGGTTGATCACACGTTCGACACGCAGTTTAGTTTTAACCTCTGAGGGTGAACACTTCTATACATCGAGTCAGCAAATGCTAGAAATCATGAGCCAAGCAGAGCTAGAAGTGACAGCGAATCAAGATTTAATACGAGGTCCATTGCGCGTTGTGTTTCCTGTTGAGCTCGGTCAGCAAGTTTTGGCTCCATACATACATCAATTTCTCCTCGAACACCCAAATGTCACAATGAATTTGGAGCTAACTAACCGTGAAGTCGATATTGTCGGGGAGGGGATCGATGTGTACGCGCAGATTGGAGAACTTGTGGATTCAAGCTTAGTCTCGCGATATTTGGCTACATCAAATCGGGTAATCGTTGCTAGCCCTAAGTATTTAGATAGGTTTGGCGGCATCGATTCCCATTTGGATCTAGTTCCACCACATAAGATGGTTCATGTATCTAACAAAGCAGCCCGAGTTCCTAAGCTTACGGTTACGCCACCAAGCGGAGAACCGGTTCCAATCGAGCTGCCATATCAACTTAGAGTCAACACAGTAACGGCATGTTTGAGCGCTTGTCTTGATGGATTAGGGATTGCAGTCTTACCGGAGTTCATTTGTCGCGAGCATTTTGAATCTAATAAGTTGGTTCAGTTATTGCCCGATTACACGATGCCGGGAGTAACACTGAGTTTGGTTTATGCAGAAAGGCAACTCATGCCAAAGCGCAAGAAAGTGTTTATCGACTATATCCTGAATGCGTCTAATAATGGAAAGAGGCGTTAA
- a CDS encoding SDR family oxidoreductase — protein sequence MHKVVIVTGGGRGIGAATASLLATKGYRVCVNYRKDHAAANAIVAEINANGGTAIAHQADVSIEDEVIAMFESVRQQFGQVTHLVNNAGILFTQSRLVDIDYARFNKVMTTNVGSCFLCCKAFINQLDGPGAIVNVSSAASRIGAPFEYIDYAASKGAMDSLTKGLSLEMAEQGIRVNGVRPGCIYTDMHADGGEPDRVDRLAPNLPLKRGGTPLEVAESIAWLLSDEASYVTGTFIDIAGGR from the coding sequence ATGCACAAAGTAGTTATAGTTACAGGTGGTGGGCGCGGCATTGGCGCAGCAACAGCCAGTTTACTCGCGACTAAAGGTTATCGCGTTTGTGTTAACTATCGAAAAGATCACGCGGCGGCGAATGCCATTGTCGCTGAGATCAACGCTAATGGCGGCACGGCTATCGCACATCAGGCTGATGTTTCCATCGAAGATGAAGTGATTGCGATGTTTGAGTCGGTAAGACAGCAGTTCGGACAAGTTACACACTTAGTCAATAATGCCGGGATACTATTCACGCAGTCTCGTTTAGTCGATATTGACTATGCTCGTTTTAATAAGGTAATGACAACAAACGTAGGCAGTTGCTTTCTGTGTTGTAAGGCCTTTATTAACCAACTTGATGGACCTGGAGCAATTGTTAATGTCTCTTCTGCTGCCTCTCGTATTGGTGCTCCGTTTGAATACATTGATTATGCCGCTTCTAAAGGCGCAATGGACTCTTTAACAAAAGGTCTTTCGCTAGAAATGGCGGAGCAAGGCATTCGAGTAAACGGTGTTCGGCCTGGATGTATTTATACGGATATGCATGCTGATGGCGGAGAGCCTGATCGTGTTGACCGCTTGGCACCAAACCTTCCTTTAAAAAGAGGGGGCACACCTTTAGAAGTAGCTGAGTCAATTGCTTGGTTACTGTCCGATGAAGCATCTTACGTAACGGGAACCTTTATTGATATTGCAGGTGGTCGTTAG
- a CDS encoding DHA2 family efflux MFS transporter permease subunit, with amino-acid sequence MSDVATYSSLNESENSEVPTRHWIALFGGLIGAFMAILDIQITNSSLKDIQGALSATLDESSWISTSYLVAEMIAIPLSGWLSKALGKRRYLTWTTAIFTLSSLLCSFSWNMTSMIVFRAMQGFSGGALIPLAFSLVIQLLPLNKRAVGMALFGVTATFAPSIGPTFGGWLTENLSWHYIFYINIPPALLVITMIRYGLDDEKLDLGSLKKADWFGIATMALGLGCLEVVLEEGNREEWFSSSFIVTLAIISAVSLVYFIINELQHKKPLVNLRLLKDPQFAMSCIAYLILGMALLGSIYVLPMYLTQIQQYNAMEIGEVLMWMGFPQLLIFPLVPKLTQIIKPKYLVTFGFAMFGLSCYVNTHMTVDFGGQQLILSMVLRAIGSPFIMVPLSLVAMKNISKMDTPDASTLTNVMRNLGGAFSIAIIATLLDNKTREHLAHIKESLPSVSQLGWQTLQQQQAFFMQSGSDAATAMQQAQASLLGTMQRDAAIMAYNDVFLMMTAFLAFASFLILNMKD; translated from the coding sequence ATGAGTGACGTTGCCACCTATTCCTCTCTAAATGAGTCTGAAAACTCTGAGGTTCCAACACGCCACTGGATCGCTTTATTTGGCGGCCTGATTGGTGCTTTTATGGCGATCTTAGACATTCAGATCACCAATTCATCACTTAAAGACATACAAGGCGCGCTTTCTGCAACCCTAGATGAGAGTTCTTGGATCTCTACGTCATACTTAGTCGCAGAAATGATAGCGATTCCACTCAGTGGCTGGCTATCCAAAGCACTAGGCAAACGCCGTTATCTCACTTGGACAACGGCGATATTCACGCTGTCGTCACTGCTCTGTTCATTCTCGTGGAACATGACATCGATGATCGTATTTCGCGCGATGCAAGGCTTCAGTGGCGGTGCGTTAATTCCGCTCGCGTTTTCACTAGTCATCCAACTTCTGCCTCTAAATAAGCGTGCAGTCGGAATGGCACTGTTTGGCGTGACAGCAACGTTTGCCCCCTCTATTGGACCAACGTTTGGCGGTTGGCTTACTGAGAACCTATCTTGGCACTACATTTTTTACATCAACATTCCACCAGCACTCTTGGTGATCACCATGATTCGCTATGGGCTTGATGACGAAAAACTAGATTTAGGGTCGTTAAAAAAGGCGGATTGGTTTGGTATTGCTACTATGGCGCTTGGACTCGGTTGCTTAGAAGTGGTGTTAGAAGAAGGTAATCGTGAAGAGTGGTTTAGCTCAAGCTTCATTGTAACACTTGCGATCATATCAGCAGTGAGTTTGGTTTATTTCATCATCAATGAACTACAACATAAGAAACCTTTGGTTAATTTGCGTTTACTCAAAGATCCACAGTTCGCGATGTCTTGCATTGCCTATCTGATTTTAGGTATGGCTCTTCTTGGTTCCATTTATGTGCTGCCGATGTATCTCACTCAGATACAGCAATACAACGCGATGGAAATTGGTGAAGTATTGATGTGGATGGGCTTTCCACAGTTGTTGATATTTCCGCTGGTGCCAAAGCTTACGCAAATCATAAAACCCAAATACCTAGTCACATTTGGTTTTGCTATGTTTGGTTTGAGTTGTTACGTAAACACCCACATGACGGTTGATTTTGGTGGGCAGCAGTTGATTCTATCTATGGTTCTACGCGCGATAGGTAGCCCATTTATTATGGTCCCACTGTCACTCGTAGCGATGAAGAATATTAGCAAAATGGACACACCAGACGCATCAACGCTCACTAACGTTATGCGCAACTTAGGTGGCGCGTTTAGTATCGCCATAATAGCAACGTTATTGGACAACAAAACGCGCGAGCACTTAGCGCACATCAAAGAGTCGCTACCTTCAGTGAGTCAACTTGGTTGGCAAACTTTGCAGCAGCAACAAGCATTCTTTATGCAATCAGGAAGCGATGCAGCTACAGCAATGCAGCAAGCTCAAGCCAGTCTACTCGGTACCATGCAGCGTGACGCAGCAATCATGGCATACAATGATGTGTTTTTGATGATGACCGCGTTTCTCGCATTCGCTTCCTTTCTGATATTGAATATGAAGGATTAA
- a CDS encoding response regulator, which translates to MTMKLPPELSILIVDDSKSATILIKQQLVSLGISHDKIYIATDYRQAIRTVERHTLDVLLIDYHLEQTFTGFELLGILYRKRLIDHTVATILLSGDMRQETVLTALSGEAHHFISKPIKTPILGHKISLAVEESHQITQQKQYYPIDSPSALQQALSVPHTQKSVQYEASLIEHLIGTEQWELLAYVLRESATNMHPTKLVAEALVLDSLGKAQQAIDKLHNYLIARPLSLNVIDCLSCIYEKHNMLLPALKLAIRAFELTPSISHRAIRAIDLAENADNAQILIKMGHMYATNISPADIDVINSISNYFHSLQVAYEKEDSIANKRTLLEQANQFTNQVNLKLTQHQQQQVLAALAVFQCQVLHLEGNHQLAHQKLIRAAALLCHVLNETPTVLLSQLLPLLNIYGEYSLYQGLGDFLKARGEINDQTYLGSDTNPINCVNIDSLGSVQQLKDYIHTYPYSVAAKLDYLFAVNKTQTEEQLTNEFMAQLQKLELPHKWNQWISESARTGFSTKPPSPLSLCN; encoded by the coding sequence ATGACAATGAAGTTGCCGCCAGAACTCAGCATTTTGATTGTCGATGATTCAAAAAGTGCCACCATACTTATTAAGCAGCAATTAGTTAGCCTTGGAATCTCGCACGACAAAATCTATATCGCCACGGACTATCGCCAAGCCATAAGAACCGTGGAGAGACATACCTTAGATGTACTTTTGATTGATTATCATCTTGAGCAGACATTTACCGGGTTTGAGTTACTTGGCATCCTTTATCGCAAAAGATTAATCGATCATACCGTCGCTACGATTCTGCTATCGGGCGATATGCGTCAAGAAACGGTATTAACCGCCTTATCTGGCGAGGCCCACCACTTTATATCTAAGCCAATTAAAACACCGATACTCGGTCATAAGATCAGTCTTGCGGTTGAAGAGTCCCACCAAATAACCCAACAAAAACAGTATTATCCGATAGACTCCCCTTCTGCATTACAACAAGCGTTATCTGTTCCCCATACCCAAAAAAGTGTTCAATACGAAGCGAGTTTGATCGAACACCTAATAGGAACCGAGCAATGGGAGCTATTGGCTTATGTACTCCGTGAATCAGCGACAAACATGCACCCAACAAAACTGGTCGCTGAAGCACTCGTTCTCGATAGCCTCGGAAAAGCCCAACAAGCAATAGACAAACTTCATAACTACCTGATCGCGCGTCCACTGTCTCTTAATGTGATTGACTGTTTGAGCTGCATCTACGAGAAGCACAACATGTTGCTCCCGGCTTTAAAGCTCGCAATCCGCGCATTTGAACTGACGCCAAGTATTAGCCATCGTGCGATAAGAGCTATCGATCTTGCCGAAAATGCAGACAACGCTCAAATCTTGATTAAGATGGGCCATATGTATGCGACCAACATTTCGCCGGCAGATATCGACGTTATCAACTCCATCTCCAACTACTTTCATTCACTCCAAGTGGCTTATGAGAAAGAAGATAGCATCGCTAATAAACGCACGTTATTAGAACAAGCGAATCAGTTTACCAACCAAGTAAATCTAAAGTTAACGCAGCATCAACAGCAACAGGTTTTAGCCGCTCTCGCTGTGTTTCAGTGCCAAGTACTGCACCTTGAAGGTAATCACCAACTGGCTCATCAAAAACTAATCCGAGCTGCAGCATTGCTCTGCCATGTATTAAACGAAACGCCTACGGTTTTGTTGAGTCAGCTACTTCCACTGCTGAATATTTACGGTGAGTATTCGCTATATCAAGGCTTAGGTGACTTCCTTAAAGCCCGCGGTGAAATCAATGACCAAACCTATCTTGGTAGTGATACCAATCCTATCAACTGCGTCAACATAGACAGTTTAGGTTCCGTACAACAACTTAAAGACTATATTCACACTTATCCTTATTCAGTTGCCGCGAAACTTGACTATCTGTTTGCCGTCAATAAAACTCAAACAGAAGAACAACTTACTAACGAATTCATGGCGCAACTACAAAAGCTAGAATTGCCACATAAATGGAATCAATGGATTAGTGAATCTGCTAGAACTGGGTTTTCTACCAAGCCGCCCAGCCCACTTTCACTATGTAACTGA